A single genomic interval of uncultured Desulfobulbus sp. harbors:
- a CDS encoding NAD(P)H-dependent glycerol-3-phosphate dehydrogenase encodes MKIDKVAMIGAGSWGTALALLLARKGVKVTLWDRDVEHIGNLSRDRENKRYQPGHRFPDTLSVTDDLSQAVNGAQCVAMVVPSHGYREVYRQLFPLLPEETLVVSAVKGIEISSGLTMTGVMLQEACSCKKLHLGVLSGPSFAKEVADKQPTAVTVAFSDLAAAEAVQQLFSTDYFRVYSSSDVIGLEISGAMKNVIAIAAGICDGLGYGLNTRAALMTRGLAEITRMGVALGGQQQTFAGLGGMGDLVLTCTGDLSRNRTVGLKLGSGLTLDQALSEMKMVAEGVKTTKSCYALAKSLQVEMPILEQVYQVLYEDKKCADAVRELFQRDLKHELY; translated from the coding sequence ATGAAGATTGATAAGGTCGCGATGATCGGGGCCGGGAGCTGGGGCACTGCCCTGGCTCTCCTCTTGGCCCGGAAAGGGGTGAAGGTCACCCTCTGGGACAGGGATGTCGAACATATTGGCAATCTGTCCCGGGATCGAGAAAACAAACGCTATCAGCCTGGCCATCGCTTTCCCGACACCTTAAGCGTCACTGACGATCTCTCCCAAGCGGTCAACGGTGCGCAGTGTGTGGCCATGGTGGTGCCTTCCCATGGCTATCGTGAGGTCTATCGCCAGTTGTTTCCCCTGTTGCCCGAAGAGACACTGGTTGTATCTGCGGTCAAGGGGATCGAAATATCTAGCGGACTGACCATGACCGGGGTCATGCTCCAGGAGGCCTGCAGCTGTAAGAAACTGCATCTCGGCGTGTTGAGCGGGCCCAGTTTTGCCAAAGAGGTGGCCGACAAACAACCCACAGCGGTCACCGTTGCCTTCAGCGATCTTGCGGCTGCGGAAGCGGTGCAGCAGCTTTTCTCCACCGACTATTTTCGGGTCTACTCCTCAAGCGACGTCATCGGCCTTGAGATCAGCGGAGCGATGAAAAACGTCATTGCCATTGCGGCCGGAATCTGCGACGGCCTCGGCTATGGGCTCAACACCCGGGCGGCCCTGATGACCCGCGGTCTGGCGGAAATAACCCGCATGGGTGTGGCCCTTGGCGGACAGCAACAGACCTTTGCCGGTCTTGGCGGCATGGGGGACCTGGTGTTGACCTGTACCGGTGACTTGAGCCGAAATCGGACCGTGGGGTTGAAACTCGGCTCCGGATTGACCCTTGATCAGGCGCTCAGCGAGATGAAGATGGTTGCCGAAGGGGTGAAGACCACCAAATCCTGTTATGCCCTGGCCAAGAGCCTGCAGGTTGAAATGCCTATCCTGGAGCAGGTGTATCAGGTGCTGTATGAGGATAAAAAGTGTGCCGATGCGGTGCGGGAACTTTTTCAGCGTGATCTGAAACACGAGCTGTACTAA
- a CDS encoding rubredoxin-like domain-containing protein yields MKKWECTVCGYIHEGDEPPDECPICSADKSMFVEVIEEQPAQEEQTVKEEPVVSAAPPATEPTFLAKAYAFATNQILRHHLHPIMVHTPNGVLPMALIFLLMTAILGLPLFETAAFYSYIFVLIAMPAVIFTGYEVWQKRYGGAMTFTFKIKIGASIVTVVLLCVLTLWRAVQPEILTTASPGRWIFLLFSLILVGAVGFAGHLGGKLVFGARTK; encoded by the coding sequence ATGAAAAAATGGGAATGTACGGTCTGCGGTTATATTCACGAGGGAGATGAACCTCCGGATGAGTGTCCGATTTGTTCCGCTGACAAAAGCATGTTTGTCGAGGTGATCGAAGAACAACCTGCCCAGGAGGAACAGACCGTTAAAGAAGAACCTGTTGTTTCAGCCGCACCACCCGCAACAGAACCAACCTTTCTCGCAAAGGCATACGCCTTTGCCACAAATCAGATTCTGCGCCACCACCTCCACCCCATCATGGTGCATACGCCCAACGGTGTTTTGCCGATGGCCTTGATCTTTCTCCTGATGACAGCCATCTTGGGTCTGCCCCTCTTTGAAACAGCCGCCTTTTACAGTTATATTTTTGTGCTGATCGCCATGCCGGCGGTTATCTTCACCGGATATGAAGTTTGGCAGAAACGCTATGGTGGCGCCATGACCTTTACCTTTAAGATCAAGATAGGTGCCTCGATAGTCACCGTAGTTCTGCTCTGCGTCCTTACCCTTTGGCGGGCGGTTCAACCGGAAATTCTAACCACCGCCTCCCCCGGCCGGTGGATTTTTCTTTTGTTTTCCCTCATTTTGGTTGGGGCGGTTGGCTTTGCCGGCCACCTTGGCGGAAAGCTTGTCTTTGGTGCGAGAACGAAATAG
- a CDS encoding DEAD/DEAH box helicase, with protein sequence MSFNDFNFHPHISQAIQTCGFISPTPIQKQSIGSILERRDLLGLAQTGTGKTAAFILPTVQHLMATSGKQVRTLIIAPTRELAEQINDFTRTIIQGTRLRSMAIYGGVSKQGQIARIRKGVDIVIACPGRLLDILNSQAINLSQVETLILDEADHMFDKGFLPDIRRILRQLPKERQSLVFSATMPSEIRHLAEDILNNPVTVQINHSRSAKSVSHRLYAIEQEQKTSLLLHLLKLEQMETTLVFTRTKHKAKSLALKLEKSGFRATSLQGNLSQSQRQQALDGFKNGTFKVLVATDIAARGIDVTGISHVINYDMPDTAEAYIHRAGRTGRAACTGDALNFVTRDDARIIRAIEQSLEGKMRRQPVAPAILASRQVQPESQSEKNQNQSNGNRANKTSGSRRSRNRRSSVSDVFGFAGRAR encoded by the coding sequence ATGAGTTTTAACGATTTTAATTTCCATCCCCACATTTCCCAAGCAATCCAAACATGCGGTTTCATCTCCCCCACACCCATTCAAAAGCAGTCGATAGGTTCCATTCTTGAACGGCGAGATCTGTTAGGTTTGGCGCAGACCGGGACCGGGAAAACCGCGGCATTTATTTTGCCGACCGTCCAGCATCTCATGGCAACCTCAGGAAAACAGGTCAGAACATTGATTATCGCTCCGACCAGGGAATTGGCGGAACAAATCAATGATTTCACCAGGACCATCATCCAGGGGACCCGACTGCGGAGCATGGCTATCTACGGAGGCGTCAGCAAGCAAGGGCAGATTGCCAGGATTCGTAAGGGCGTAGATATCGTTATAGCCTGCCCAGGACGTCTTTTAGATATCCTCAACAGTCAGGCAATCAATCTGAGTCAGGTTGAGACGTTGATCCTTGATGAGGCAGACCACATGTTCGACAAGGGATTCCTTCCGGATATCCGCAGGATACTGCGGCAGCTCCCCAAGGAAAGGCAATCGCTTGTTTTTTCGGCAACAATGCCAAGTGAAATCAGGCACCTCGCGGAAGATATCCTGAACAATCCGGTTACGGTGCAGATCAACCACAGCCGATCGGCCAAGAGCGTTTCCCACCGGCTCTATGCCATCGAACAGGAGCAGAAAACCTCGTTGCTTCTCCATCTGCTCAAACTTGAACAAATGGAAACCACTCTGGTTTTTACGCGTACCAAGCACAAGGCAAAGAGCCTTGCCCTCAAACTGGAGAAATCGGGTTTCAGAGCCACCTCGTTGCAGGGAAACCTTTCGCAGAGCCAACGGCAGCAGGCGCTTGATGGCTTCAAGAACGGTACCTTCAAAGTCCTCGTAGCCACCGATATTGCCGCCCGGGGAATTGATGTCACCGGTATTTCGCATGTCATAAACTATGATATGCCGGATACCGCCGAGGCGTATATCCACCGTGCTGGCCGTACCGGTCGGGCTGCCTGCACCGGCGATGCTCTGAATTTTGTTACCAGAGATGATGCGCGGATAATTCGGGCCATCGAGCAATCCCTTGAGGGGAAAATGCGGCGTCAACCCGTTGCCCCTGCCATCCTGGCTAGCCGGCAAGTTCAACCGGAGTCCCAGTCTGAAAAAAATCAGAATCAATCAAACGGCAATAGGGCAAATAAAACTTCAGGCTCGCGACGTTCGCGAAACCGCCGTTCCAGCGTATCCGATGTCTTCGGTTTCGCTGGGCGCGCCAGGTGA
- the ppk1 gene encoding polyphosphate kinase 1 — translation MELTPPVPETVPAPALITNLDSPEWYLNRELTWLAFNRRVLHEGQDERVPLLERVFFLAVVGSNLDEFFMKRIGGLKQQVCAGVRELSVDGRLPQEQIDACHFEVRDILRQQEELEEELKHHLTRKKIKLVAYADLNLAEKSEAEHYFLDQVYPMLTPQGMDPAHPFPFISNLSINLLVSVRYPESEHSYMNRIKVPVSEDMPRFLSFGENGHFITLEDLIANNLELLFPEMVVESCEIFRVTRNAITEPHQEQANDLLQVIESALRERKFAEIVRLEIGKGMEALHRGMLAAELRVDEGRDVFEVDGIVGKRDLFEIAKLDRSELHYPPHKPLDNPELLDEDPNIFHVIRKHGSILVQHPYESFDTSVERYLREASTDPKVRAIKMTLYRTAGDSRVIEYLIDAARNGKQVAVVVELKARFDEQANIRWAEYLEEAGIHVTYGVVGLKTHCKVIFVIRKDFNGLRRYAHIGTGNYHSGTARMYSDLGLLTCDADIGADLTELFNYLTTGYTPMRHYRKLLPSPRMLKKALIDKIEREVRNHSPESPGLIQLKTNALEDREVIAALYKASQAGVQIDLVIRDTCRLRPGVPGLSETIRVISLVGRFLEHARLFYFRNQGEEEYFIGSADLMQRNLESRVEVCVPMEAPKLRRQLRQWLDLQLVNKRNVWEMQPDGTYVQRIAKGRAATVCIHRKLIEQSEKRLAAASRTTMKKVMMGKKQ, via the coding sequence ATGGAATTGACCCCCCCTGTACCTGAAACAGTCCCTGCGCCCGCGCTTATTACCAATCTTGATTCGCCCGAGTGGTATCTCAATCGAGAGCTCACCTGGTTGGCCTTTAATCGCCGAGTCCTTCATGAAGGTCAGGATGAGCGCGTTCCCCTGCTGGAGCGGGTTTTTTTTCTGGCCGTGGTGGGATCGAATCTCGACGAGTTTTTCATGAAGCGTATCGGCGGGCTCAAGCAGCAGGTCTGCGCCGGAGTGCGTGAACTGTCTGTGGATGGTCGCCTGCCGCAGGAACAGATCGATGCCTGTCACTTCGAGGTCCGGGACATCCTCCGCCAGCAGGAGGAGTTGGAGGAGGAACTCAAGCACCATCTCACCCGTAAAAAGATCAAGCTGGTTGCCTATGCCGACCTGAATCTTGCAGAAAAATCCGAGGCCGAACACTATTTTCTCGATCAGGTCTACCCCATGCTCACCCCCCAGGGCATGGACCCGGCCCACCCCTTCCCTTTCATTTCCAACCTGTCGATCAACCTCCTGGTCAGCGTCCGTTATCCGGAGAGCGAGCACAGCTACATGAACCGGATCAAGGTGCCGGTGAGCGAGGATATGCCCCGCTTTCTCTCCTTCGGGGAGAACGGTCATTTCATCACCCTGGAAGATTTGATCGCCAACAACCTGGAACTGCTTTTTCCGGAAATGGTGGTGGAAAGCTGTGAAATTTTTCGTGTTACCCGAAACGCGATCACCGAACCACACCAGGAGCAGGCCAATGATCTCTTACAGGTGATCGAATCGGCTCTGCGCGAGCGTAAATTTGCCGAAATCGTCCGTCTCGAGATCGGCAAGGGTATGGAGGCGCTGCATCGGGGCATGCTGGCGGCCGAGTTGAGGGTAGACGAGGGGCGCGACGTGTTTGAAGTCGATGGGATCGTCGGCAAACGGGATCTGTTTGAGATCGCCAAGCTTGATCGTTCGGAGCTGCATTATCCGCCGCACAAGCCGCTGGATAACCCCGAACTGCTCGATGAGGATCCCAATATTTTTCATGTAATCCGTAAACACGGCTCGATTCTGGTGCAGCATCCCTACGAGTCCTTTGACACCTCGGTGGAGCGTTATTTGCGGGAGGCGAGCACCGATCCCAAGGTGCGGGCGATCAAGATGACCCTGTATCGCACAGCCGGCGATTCCCGGGTGATCGAATACCTGATCGACGCCGCCCGTAACGGCAAGCAGGTCGCGGTGGTGGTGGAGCTGAAGGCGCGATTTGACGAGCAGGCCAACATCCGTTGGGCGGAATACCTGGAGGAGGCCGGTATCCATGTCACCTACGGGGTTGTCGGGCTGAAGACCCACTGCAAGGTGATCTTCGTCATTAGAAAGGATTTCAACGGCCTTCGGCGCTACGCCCATATCGGAACCGGCAACTATCACTCCGGCACGGCACGAATGTACAGCGATCTCGGGCTGTTAACCTGCGATGCGGATATCGGCGCCGACCTGACCGAACTCTTTAACTATCTCACCACTGGTTACACCCCGATGCGGCATTATCGCAAACTGCTGCCCTCGCCGCGGATGCTGAAAAAGGCGTTGATCGATAAGATCGAGCGCGAGGTGCGTAATCACAGTCCCGAATCGCCGGGGCTGATCCAGCTCAAAACCAATGCACTGGAGGATCGCGAGGTCATTGCCGCTCTGTACAAGGCCTCCCAGGCCGGAGTGCAGATCGATTTGGTCATTCGTGATACCTGCCGCCTGCGGCCCGGAGTTCCCGGCTTATCGGAGACGATCCGCGTCATCTCCCTGGTCGGCCGCTTTCTCGAGCATGCCCGCCTGTTTTATTTCCGCAATCAGGGAGAAGAAGAGTATTTCATTGGATCGGCTGATCTGATGCAACGCAATCTGGAGAGCCGGGTCGAGGTCTGTGTGCCGATGGAGGCGCCCAAACTACGCAGACAGCTGCGCCAGTGGCTTGATCTGCAGTTGGTCAACAAACGCAATGTCTGGGAAATGCAGCCCGACGGAACCTATGTGCAACGGATTGCCAAGGGGCGGGCAGCCACGGTGTGCATTCACCGTAAACTGATCGAGCAGAGCGAAAAACGCCTTGCCGCGGCAAGCCGCACCACCATGAAGAAGGTGATGATGGGCAAGAAGCAGTAA
- a CDS encoding rubrerythrin family protein has translation MSTTKDNLKEAFAGESQANQKYRAFAKKAEKDGFANIAKLFRTTAEAERIHAEGHLKALDMIATTAENLQAAIDGETYEFTEMYPPMVELAVADGHKAKTMFKFAVDAEAVHANIYTKALEAVKAGKDLDVSEFYLCPVCGYIELGAAPEKCPVCGAKGTIFEQVA, from the coding sequence ATGAGCACGACAAAAGACAACCTGAAGGAAGCCTTTGCCGGTGAGAGTCAAGCCAACCAGAAATACCGTGCCTTTGCCAAAAAGGCTGAAAAGGATGGTTTTGCCAATATCGCAAAACTGTTCCGCACCACCGCCGAGGCCGAGCGCATACATGCCGAAGGTCATCTCAAGGCTCTGGACATGATCGCCACCACCGCCGAGAACCTGCAGGCTGCCATCGATGGCGAGACCTACGAGTTCACCGAGATGTATCCGCCGATGGTTGAGCTTGCCGTTGCCGACGGCCACAAGGCAAAAACCATGTTCAAATTTGCCGTGGATGCCGAGGCGGTACATGCCAATATTTACACCAAGGCCCTGGAGGCCGTGAAAGCTGGCAAAGACCTCGATGTCAGCGAGTTCTATCTCTGTCCGGTCTGTGGTTACATCGAGTTGGGCGCTGCCCCGGAGAAATGTCCGGTCTGTGGTGCCAAGGGCACCATCTTTGAGCAGGTTGCCTAA
- a CDS encoding AAA family ATPase, with the protein MNISNEDIWDERPLEQGTIIERLEIQFDKFRENNQLTAVKNNLLRSDIREIWTSFLLKEKESVTKRLKSLGHEIPSESYVKIYEQFSRDSKINVTIRNLAKSVLLDIDPQDSSQEAVESFLRGINDKYESCFTLDDFDAYARNRVFADKNQEVKEKRKIEFSRKFENKITQECVIPQRISLESLESERKSESILEGFLNKDAPTLITASGGTGKSALVLNMALALGSKDTDKWLGFQKGKSKYTSIIVQQEDSEHTITERLGLMCKNTALKDGINSLFFLGNSFKVTNKSLSADGEGSLVEYITTNLKNLFISGEEIPDLLILDSLSVFAGCSENDSTSMRTVTGKLFSLCAKFGMTPIIIHHHGKDAKYRGSSAIVESVRCHYTLRSVGGDKADKVFSDLNIGETVHLNRIERPKANDLYGKFEVTYVCNNMIFKTVEQALLDAGKTPEAEKNDKFQKIRDIVDGKVLGSDELTKLIMENFDIKDRSAKDSMSKAVKENYICMEKIGRNIYYFTNKDDFENLKVKYNEQYM; encoded by the coding sequence ATGAACATAAGTAATGAAGATATTTGGGACGAAAGACCCTTGGAACAAGGGACCATCATTGAACGCTTGGAAATTCAATTTGACAAATTCAGGGAGAATAACCAGCTCACAGCAGTAAAAAATAACCTTTTAAGAAGTGATATCAGAGAGATATGGACATCGTTTCTATTAAAAGAAAAGGAAAGTGTCACCAAGAGACTCAAGTCACTCGGTCACGAAATTCCATCGGAATCATACGTTAAAATTTACGAGCAATTTTCCAGGGATTCCAAAATCAATGTAACCATAAGGAATTTGGCGAAGTCGGTCTTGCTGGACATTGACCCACAGGATTCATCTCAGGAAGCTGTAGAATCGTTTCTGAGGGGGATTAATGACAAATATGAGTCCTGCTTCACCTTGGATGATTTTGATGCCTATGCACGAAATAGAGTGTTTGCTGACAAAAATCAAGAGGTTAAGGAAAAACGCAAAATAGAGTTTAGCAGAAAATTTGAAAATAAGATAACGCAAGAATGCGTTATTCCGCAAAGAATTTCACTGGAGTCATTGGAAAGCGAGAGAAAATCAGAATCCATCCTGGAAGGATTTTTAAACAAGGACGCTCCAACGCTGATCACCGCCAGCGGGGGAACGGGAAAGAGTGCATTGGTGTTGAATATGGCACTCGCTCTAGGGTCAAAGGACACTGACAAATGGTTGGGATTCCAGAAGGGGAAATCCAAATACACGTCAATAATCGTTCAACAGGAAGATTCTGAGCACACTATAACGGAACGACTAGGGTTGATGTGCAAGAACACCGCCCTGAAAGACGGAATCAACTCCCTTTTTTTCCTTGGTAATTCATTCAAAGTGACCAATAAATCATTGAGTGCTGATGGTGAAGGTTCCTTGGTGGAATACATCACCACAAACCTGAAAAATCTGTTCATAAGTGGGGAAGAGATTCCAGATTTATTAATCTTGGACTCATTGTCTGTGTTTGCCGGTTGTTCAGAAAATGACTCAACGTCCATGCGTACTGTGACGGGTAAACTATTCTCGTTATGTGCAAAGTTCGGTATGACACCGATTATCATTCACCACCATGGCAAGGACGCTAAATATCGTGGTAGTTCGGCAATAGTTGAAAGCGTTCGTTGCCATTATACGTTGCGTTCTGTTGGCGGTGACAAAGCAGATAAGGTTTTCAGCGATTTAAACATTGGTGAAACGGTACACCTGAACAGGATTGAGCGTCCCAAGGCAAATGACCTTTATGGAAAGTTCGAAGTCACATATGTATGTAATAACATGATTTTTAAGACTGTCGAACAAGCATTGCTTGATGCTGGAAAGACACCTGAAGCGGAGAAAAACGATAAATTTCAGAAAATACGTGATATCGTTGATGGCAAGGTATTGGGATCAGATGAACTTACAAAGCTCATTATGGAAAATTTCGATATCAAGGATAGGAGTGCCAAGGACAGCATGAGCAAGGCGGTAAAGGAAAATTACATATGTATGGAAAAAATTGGGAGAAATATTTATTACTTCACTAATAAAGATGATTTTGAAAATTTAAAGGTGAAGTATAATGAGCAATACATGTAA
- a CDS encoding site-specific integrase, translated as MSIYLKCCRKEYPMGMSLRKCPQCGKSFTKYVAKVKDTATGKWKTKTVQSLKLARDIESKFKTELVEGKLFDKKQSGAIDFDLYLEHAKVHKKSWKDDLSRWTLHVKGRTHSTPSGITKILSTMKERGNAPATVDHVYKLIRRVYNWHIQNGYYHEANPCQSVKAPRYDNRVTNYLSHEQLEELFTYLDGWGNARATNVILFAAYTGRRKSEILNLEWKDVDFKERTITCRQTKSGKTLSFPLNEKAFEVITRAREQKISEYVFPASNGNHYFVGFGLAWSRLKKRLGLTYRFHDLRHTYASHLASSGKVDIYTLKTLLGHQDVALTMRYAHLTDKAVKQATCVIDEIF; from the coding sequence ATGTCTATCTATCTCAAGTGTTGTCGAAAAGAATATCCAATGGGGATGAGCTTAAGAAAATGTCCTCAATGCGGCAAAAGCTTCACCAAGTATGTTGCCAAGGTCAAGGACACTGCAACCGGCAAGTGGAAGACAAAGACCGTACAGAGCTTGAAGCTTGCAAGGGATATCGAGTCCAAATTCAAAACAGAGTTGGTTGAAGGGAAGCTCTTCGACAAGAAACAATCTGGAGCAATCGACTTCGATTTGTATCTTGAACATGCCAAGGTCCACAAGAAGTCATGGAAGGATGACCTGAGTCGATGGACTCTGCATGTCAAAGGGCGAACGCATTCAACACCTTCAGGAATAACCAAGATACTGTCCACGATGAAAGAGCGGGGTAACGCTCCTGCCACTGTTGACCATGTGTACAAGCTCATCAGGAGAGTATACAACTGGCATATCCAGAATGGATATTATCATGAAGCAAACCCATGCCAGTCTGTAAAAGCTCCAAGATATGATAACAGAGTGACCAACTATCTTTCCCATGAACAGTTGGAAGAGTTATTCACGTATCTGGATGGGTGGGGGAATGCCAGAGCAACCAATGTGATTTTGTTTGCCGCCTACACAGGCAGAAGGAAATCTGAAATCCTGAATCTGGAATGGAAAGACGTTGATTTCAAGGAGAGGACAATAACCTGCAGGCAAACAAAAAGCGGTAAAACGCTTTCGTTTCCCCTGAATGAAAAAGCTTTCGAGGTTATCACAAGAGCTAGGGAGCAGAAAATATCTGAATACGTTTTTCCTGCCTCGAATGGAAACCATTATTTCGTTGGATTTGGTCTAGCATGGTCAAGACTGAAAAAACGACTTGGGTTAACATACCGATTCCATGATTTACGTCATACATATGCTTCACATCTCGCCAGCAGTGGGAAAGTGGACATCTACACCCTGAAAACACTTCTTGGTCATCAAGACGTTGCCCTTACCATGCGATATGCGCACCTAACAGACAAGGCAGTCAAACAGGCAACCTGTGTGATTGACGAAATATTTTAA
- a CDS encoding RNA-binding protein yields the protein MKLFVGSLPYNIVESELSELFSQFGSVVSAKLIIDQFSGESKGFGFVEMSTRSEGHKAMDELNGKEYKHRKLVCNEAKPPVKRGQRRR from the coding sequence ATGAAACTTTTTGTCGGTAGTCTTCCCTATAATATCGTCGAATCCGAACTTTCCGAGCTGTTTAGTCAATTTGGCAGTGTCGTCAGCGCCAAGCTCATAATCGATCAATTCTCCGGTGAATCCAAAGGATTCGGTTTTGTCGAAATGTCCACCCGCTCTGAAGGGCACAAAGCCATGGATGAATTAAACGGCAAGGAATACAAACATCGCAAGCTTGTCTGTAATGAGGCCAAGCCGCCGGTCAAAAGAGGCCAGCGTCGCAGATAA
- a CDS encoding tetratricopeptide repeat protein, translating to MDEISQDSFERACTAYDKGLLQEAREQYLLLIERHPDFAPLRYNLGLIYFQQAEFDHALNEFSLAAAFEPEDIDALFNLAICQKKIGDYTAAITTHGVILNQEPNHFESLVSLGNCYRDQYEDDQAIDCYQRALELKPAFMPAITNLANVHHRGGDHDLAIMYYKQVLQRQPENESIGYILAALQGVSLDHAPETYIHDVFNSYASKFEHSLVVELGYDNPQQLYDCLIRSGAGGVRCLHGLDLGCGTGLGGLVFRKMVEVLDGVDLSENMMTQALAKGCYNQIHQNSILQHLATTGETYDLFLATDVFIYAGDLVPIFSLARSIATPNALFCFSTEHLNGTRYRLQPTGRFAYSTEYIQHATSETGWIILSHESAPLRLECDEWLTGDLWILKPVDTDPPR from the coding sequence ATGGATGAAATATCTCAAGATTCCTTTGAACGAGCCTGCACCGCCTATGACAAGGGACTCCTGCAAGAAGCACGCGAGCAGTACCTGCTGCTCATTGAGCGCCACCCAGACTTTGCTCCATTACGATACAACCTTGGCTTGATTTATTTTCAGCAGGCTGAATTCGATCACGCCCTCAACGAGTTTTCCTTAGCAGCCGCATTTGAACCTGAGGACATCGACGCCCTTTTCAATCTCGCCATTTGTCAAAAAAAGATCGGAGATTATACAGCGGCAATCACTACTCATGGGGTTATATTGAATCAGGAGCCAAACCATTTCGAGAGCCTTGTCAGCCTCGGAAATTGTTATCGCGATCAATATGAGGATGATCAAGCCATCGACTGTTATCAGCGTGCCCTTGAACTGAAGCCAGCCTTTATGCCCGCGATAACCAATCTGGCTAATGTCCACCACAGAGGTGGAGATCATGATCTGGCTATTATGTATTACAAGCAAGTTCTGCAAAGGCAGCCTGAAAACGAATCCATTGGCTATATCCTAGCCGCATTGCAAGGAGTTTCACTCGATCATGCACCCGAAACGTATATCCATGACGTTTTTAATAGTTATGCGAGCAAGTTTGAACACAGCCTCGTCGTCGAATTGGGTTATGACAACCCGCAACAACTGTATGACTGCCTAATTCGTAGTGGTGCAGGTGGAGTTCGCTGTCTACATGGATTGGATCTTGGCTGCGGCACTGGGTTGGGGGGCCTTGTTTTCCGAAAAATGGTCGAGGTTCTTGACGGAGTTGATCTATCTGAAAATATGATGACTCAGGCGCTTGCCAAAGGATGCTATAACCAAATCCATCAAAATTCAATTCTTCAACACCTGGCAACAACCGGTGAAACCTACGATCTATTTCTTGCAACAGATGTTTTCATTTATGCAGGTGATCTCGTGCCGATTTTTTCTCTTGCCAGATCAATTGCCACGCCAAATGCTTTATTCTGTTTTTCGACTGAACACTTGAACGGAACGAGGTACCGCTTGCAGCCAACCGGGCGTTTCGCTTACTCGACAGAGTATATTCAACATGCCACCTCGGAAACAGGGTGGATTATATTATCCCATGAATCTGCGCCATTGCGATTGGAGTGCGATGAGTGGTTAACCGGAGACTTATGGATTCTCAAACCAGTGGATACCGATCCACCACGGTGA
- a CDS encoding cold-shock protein: MAAGTVKWFNDSKGFGFIEQDGGKDVFVHHTAIQGNGFKSLEEGARVSFDVTDGPKGPSAQNVVKS; the protein is encoded by the coding sequence ATGGCAGCAGGAACTGTAAAATGGTTTAATGATTCAAAGGGATTCGGCTTTATCGAGCAAGATGGTGGCAAAGATGTGTTTGTCCATCATACTGCCATTCAGGGAAACGGGTTCAAATCTCTTGAAGAAGGGGCACGCGTGAGCTTCGACGTGACCGATGGTCCCAAGGGGCCGTCTGCGCAAAATGTCGTGAAGTCCTGA